A window of Hordeum vulgare subsp. vulgare chromosome 5H, MorexV3_pseudomolecules_assembly, whole genome shotgun sequence genomic DNA:
ggacggttgttggccacttctcggtaaggtttttgtttcatactttgctttgtgaaggaattgttactttcccataagaatctctatgatgcattgctgttctatgtgtgatcatgatgccctcatgtccgtattttgttttatcgacaccttcatccctaaacatgtggacatgttttgggtcttggttttcgcttgaggacaagcgaggtctaagcttgggggagttgatacgtccattttgcatcatgctttcatgttgatatttatcgctttatgaactgttattatactttgtggaaccttacttatgccttttcgctcttatttgcaaggtttatttgaagaggaagaataccggcagctggaattctggactggaatgggagcaagtctgagtgctctattatgcgcaactccaaatgccttggaaatcaacatggatttttttggattttaaaaaaaatactgggcgaaagaagtgacacaatggagcaaccaggggcccacaagcctggttgccgcgacctaccccctggccgcggcaacagggcttgtgggcaccctggcggcccactggcccccctcttttgctatatgaagggtttcgtccggaaaaaaattagggtggagctttttcgtggattctccgccgccacgaggcggaacttgagcagatccaatctagagctctggcaggacgatcctgccgggaaacttccctcccggagggggaaatcgtcgccatcgtcatcaccaaaactcctctcatcggaggggaggcatctccatcaacatcttcatcagcaccatctcctctccaaaccctagttcatctcttgtaaccaatctctgtctcacgactccgattggtacttgtaaggttgctagtagtgttgattactctttgtagttgatgctagttggattacttggtggaagagtttatgttcagatccttgatgctattcattacacctctgatcatgattatgattatgctttgtgagtagttacttttgttcccggggacatgggataattcatgctaataatagtcatgtgaatttgatattcgttcggtattttgatatgttgtatgttgtttttcctctagtggtgttatgtgaacgtcgactacataacacttcaccatatttgggcctagaggaaggcattggggagtggtaagtagatgatgggttgctggagtgaaagaagcttaaaccccagtctatgcgttgcttcgtaaggggttgacttggatccactagtttaatgctatggttatacgttgtcttaattcttctttcatatgtgcggatgcttgcgagtggggttaatcataagtgggatgcttgtccaagtaagggcagtacccaagcgccggtccacccacatatcaaactatcaaagtaacgaacgcgaatcatatgaacatgatgaaactagcatgacagaaattcccgtgtgtcctcgggagcgtttttcctcttataagactttgttcaggcttgtcccttgctacaaaagggattgagccacttgctgcaccgttgctactacttgttacttgttacttttcgcttgctacgtttcacctcactataccatcacttgttaccgctactttaagtgcttggagttattaccttgctgaaaaccgtttatcagagccttctcctcctcgttgggttcgatactcttacttatcgaaaggactacgattgatcccctatacttgtgggtcatcaatgtagcacagcggcggtaagtatttccctcagtttgagaaccaaggtatcaatccagtaggaggatcgcgtcatgtcacaagtacctgcacaaacagaaagagcttgcacccaacgctatgaaggagttgtcaatcccttatagattgtttgcaaagtgagaactgaaagcaaaaagtaaacaaagcaaagtaaaagtaaaagcggagatgataattgtgaatagacacaggggtcgtagtgttcactagtggcttctctcatgaaagcaagtagacggtgggtgaacgaattactgtcgatcaattgatagaaccgagaaaagtcatgacattatctatggcaatgatcatacatataggcatcacgtccaaaacaagtagactcatactttctgcatctactactattactccacacgtcgaccgttatccagcatgcatctagtgtattgagttcataagaacagagtaacgccttaagcaagatgacatgatgtagatggacaatctcaaatctatgatgaaagaccatcttgttacccttgatggcaacaacacgatgcgtgccttgctgccccttctgtcactgggaagggtcaccacacggtatgaacccaaaaccaagcacttctcccattgcaagaatcatagatctagttggccaaacaaaacccaagactcagagagacttacaaggatatgatatcatgcatataagaaatcagcaaagactcaaatataatttatagataatctgatcacaaatccacaattcatcggatctcgacaaacacaccgccaaagaggattacatcggatagatgtccatgaagatcatggagaactttgtattgaagatccaagagagagaagaagccatctagctactaactacggacccgtaggtctgaagtggactactcacgagtcattggagaggcaatgatgttgatgtagaagccctccagctccaaagtcccctccggcagggcaccgggaagggtctccagatgagatctcacggaaacggaagcttgcggcgacggaaaagtggtttcgtggacgccctgattttttctgggattttagggaataaataggccaaagagctagggcaggggagctccagggggccacaatcttggtagccgcgggcccccctcgccgcagctacacggcttgtggaccCTCtgcgggcctcctgccttggccctcaagtcccccgatcttcttctgttctagaaaaattcatttcggggattttattccgtttggactccgttccaaaatcagatctgaaaagagtcaaaacacagaaaaaacaggaactggcacttggcactgaattaataagttagtcccaaaaaagatataaaaggtatataaaacatccaaagttgaaaagataacagcatgaaaccatcaaaaattatagatacgtttgagatgtatcaagcatccccaagcttaactcctgctcgtcctcgagtagggaagtgataaagaatgaatttttgatgctttcatgctacctagcatagatgtcctttgtaactcctcttatgtgacatgaatgttcagatccgttagattcaaaacaaaagttttctattgacgtggagacaataaaacTTCaacaaaactagcaaggtaatcatgaactttcaaaataacaaggccaaaagaaagttatccctacaaaatcatatagtatggctatgctctctcatccttgcacaacgaatttaaatcatgcacaacctcggtattgccaagtaattgttttcacacctttactttctcaaacttttccaactctcacgcaatacaagagcgtgagccatggttttagcactataagtggaatggagtgtggtggaggttgcaaggcaaacaaggagaagatggtcacattgactaggcatatcaatgagctatggagattctcatcaatagatatcaatgtgaatgagtagggattgccatacaaatgatgcactagagctaagagtatgtgaaagctcttaaagaaaactagtgggtgtgcatccaacttgcttgctcacgaagacctgaggcaattttgaggaagcccatcattagaatatacaagccaagttatataatgaaaatttcccactagctatatggtggtgacaaaatgagagactctcaatcatgaagatcatggtgcttaataatcaCAAGTGtgcaaagatagtagcattgtccgttctctctttttctctcatttttttggtgggctctttggcctccttttttttggtgggcatctttggactcgttttgtaaatgggcttcgctggcctattttatttcctcacatgggacaatgctccatcaatgataatcatcacacttacaactcaaaacttagagcaatgatgactctatacggaatgcctccggtagtgtaccgtgacaatgatctagcatggcatagacatcaaaggaaacatcatgctagctatcttatgatcatgcaatggcaatgtagaagctgtggcacatgtcatggtggtagttgcatggcaatatatctcggaatggctttgaaaaagccatagaaggtaggtatggtggctgttttaagggaggctaatggtgggtttcatgcatcggcgaaagttgcacgacgctaaataagatagtgatggtggaaggtgaaagtgcatctaaaccatggactcaacattagtcatgaagaactcatatacttgttgcaaaagttttagtagtaatcgaaacaaagcattcaaggcatactcctaggggaagggttggtaggtacaaaccatcgcgcgatcccgaccgctacacaaaggatgacaatcaataaactaatcatgcttagacttcatcacatagcggttcaccttacgtgcatgctacgggaatcactaacttcaacagaagtatttctagatccacaataccatactagtataacttcaatattaccacaaccacaactcaaaactaattgagatgaatcaaacttctctaactactcaatgcacatgaaggtggaagttttcatatctctttggataagtaccccttttgagactattttcatagcatagatcaactaccacgccacgcgcttccgtgctctaaaagacagAAGTGaaaacatagagcaaaatcaactagctcaaaagatataagtgaaacacatgtgagctgaattgcctaaccaaaggatataagtgaagctcgacaaaatcacgatgagtgcatgtctatctctctaggtgtgcagcaaggaagattgtgacacgacaaaaataaaagactcctacgatacaagacgctccaagcaaaacacataacatgtggtgaataaaaatatagccccaagtaacgttaccgatggattgaagacgaaagagtggatgccttcccggggcatccccaagcttaggcttttttggcatccttgaatcaacttggggtgccttgggcatccccaagcttgagctcttaccactctttatctctttgttcataagaacttcacccaaaacttgaaaacttcacaacacaaaacttaaacagaaactcgtgaaatcattagtataagaaagcaaaccaccacttccttaggtactgtagaaaacttaaattctacttatgttgatgttgggttactgtattttcaatcttccatggctaatgccCCCAgaaactatccatagtttcatcaaaataagcaaccaactcaacaaaaacagaatctgttaacagcagaccagtctgtagcaatctgtatacttcgtatacttctggtacttcaaaaattctgaaaaattacgaaagtctgaagaatttgcgtagcaatcagcagcaaaaagaatcaactcaaaagctctcacaaaaaaatgaaaattcttttcgtgagcagaaagtttttgtcttttccagcatgatcaaacgatcatctccaggactaatcataacggttttacttgacacaaacgaaaagaaacacaaaaaacacaatcataacagaattatgaaagtgtggacgcaacaaaacagaaagaaaaagataaattcattgggttgcctcccaacaagcgctattgtttaacgcccttagctaggcataaggcaatagtatctaagtctaacatacttcctatgcataggcattttataggaaaacaaattggcaagacaaccaatagttaccaaatgcaaggaagaagaaatagacaatagcaatctcaacataacgagaggtaatttggtaacatgagagtttctaccacaatattttcctctctcatagcaattacatgtgggatcatattcaaattcaacaatatagctatcccataggatattattttcatgatccacatgcatgcaaagttgacgctcttcaaaaatagtgggattatcatcaactaaagcgaTGACTTCTCGAAACTcacttccaatattattgcaaatatcatattcatcatgaggtttgaacaaattttcaagatcataagaaagatcatcactccaatcatgattattgcaacaagtattggacatagcaaaactagcatccccgagcttagagttttgcatatttttagcgtgattgtcactaatagaatttatagtgaaatcattgcaatcatgcttttcattcaaggagccctcatgaatcacttcataaatttcttcatcacgattttcagattcacgcatctcaagcaaaactccaaagaaaaagtcaagtgcactcaactcacttgcaattggatcaacataattagatctcttaaagagattagcaagtggatgaggatccatatcactagatttttagcaagcgaagatgcaagcatattgaaggcacatagcacacaagcgaacagaaagcaagcgaaagaaaagggcgagcgaaaaaggcaaacgaaaaaggcaaacgaaaaaggcaaatgaaaacagcaaatgtgaagtgggggagagaaaaacgagaggcaactggcaaaaaaggtaaatgcaagagatgagtttgtgacacttacttggatagatcttgacttgatctccccggcaacggcgccagaaatcggcgtgttgacgggagattattcttgtcttcatactcctcggcaagcgatcctccccggcaacggcgccagaaatccttctgctgctagctacgcctatagggatttccttggcaaatatgcaaaggattcccccgcggacttggagccttgcgttggtgttcctttgaagaggaaaggtgatgtagcacagcggcgctaagtatttccctcagtttgaaaaccaaggtatcaatccagtaggaggatcgcgtcaagtcacaagtacctgcacaaacacaaagagcttgcacccaacgctatgaaggggttgtaaatcccttatagattgtttacaaagtgagaactgaaagcaaaaagtaaacaaagcaaagtaaaagtaaaagcggagatgataattgtgaatagacccggggggcgtagtgttcactagtgacttctctcatggaagcaagtagacggtgggtgaacgaattaccgtcgagcaattgatagaaccgcacaaagtcatgacgttatctatgacaatgatcatacatataggcaacacgtccaaaataagtagaccgatactttctgaatctactactattactccacacgtcgaacgctatccagcatgcatctagtgtattgagttcataagaacagagtaacgccttaagcaagatgacatgatgtagatggacaatatcaaatctatgatgaaagcccatcttgttacccttgatggcaacaacacgatgcgtgccttgcttccccttctgtcactgggaagggtcaccgcacggtatgaacccaaaaccaagcacttctcccattgcaagaatcatagatctagttggccaaacaaaatccaagactcggagagacttacaaggatatgatatcatgcatataagaaatcagcaaaggctctaatataattcatagataatctgatcacaaatccacaattcatcggatctcgacaaacacaccgccaaagaggattacatcggatagatatccatgaagattatggagaactttgtattgaagatccaagagagagaagaaaccatttagctactaactacggatccaTAAGTCtggagtggactactcacgagtcattggagaggcaatgatgttgaagtCCCTTCAGCAGAGCACCGGAAAGGGTCTTCAGATGAAATCTCGCGAAAACGAaaacttgcgacggcggaaaagtggtttcgtggaagccctgattttttctgaaattttaaggAATAAATAggtcaaagagctagggcaggggagctccaggtgaGCCACAAGCTTAGTAGCCGCGACCCCCCTTGAGTTGGTCGGAGCTCACAGTGAGCTTGATTACGAATAAATATGTTCAGGGAGTATCCTTTGACTGTGCTTGCAATTACAGTAGTATTTGCAAAGAAGAACAGCCCGCCGAGTCCACGGCTGTACGCCATTCGCTGGCCACAACAAACCTCCAGCCTGTGCTGCCCCCACTCCCGGCTACACGACAACGCTCCCTCTGCGTCTCCCTCAGCCGCTCCGCTATATATACCTCTCCTTCTCCGTTGCCTTCTCCGGCAGCAAGCACACCACACCATACATTACCACAAACAAGAGAAGAACCAGACAGAGGCTAGCACCAGCAGTCCAGCACACACGCGACGACCAAGAAGGAATGGGCCTGTGTGTGTCGTACGACGcggcggccgacggcccggcgaccGCGGGGGTGGTGCTCCCAAGCGGCGAGCTCCGAGAGTACTCGATGCCCGCGACGGTGGCGCTGGCCCTGGAGGAGGTCGGCGAGAAGGGGTGGTTCCTCTGCGACGCCGACAGGATGGAGTTCGACGGCTCCGTCACGGCGGTGCCTGCCGGCGAGGAGCTCCGGCCGGGGCACATCTACTTCGTTCTCCCGGCAAAGACGCTGGGCCGCTGCCTCACCCCCGATGAGGTGGCCTCTCTCGCCGTCAAGGCCAGCGCCGCCCTCGTCAAGGCCGCCACCGCCTCGTCAGCCAGCGGCCGCCGGCGCCGTCGGGGCTCGGTGGCGCCGCTCGTGTTCGTGCCGTCCGAGGACGACTACTCGGCCGAAGATACCTTCACCATGGCGACGTTCGCGGTGAAGCCGACGGTGACGCAGAAACGGAGGGTGGCGTACCGGGGCGGCAGGTCGCCGCCGCGGTTCTCGCCCGATTTAACCGCCATTTTGGAGAGCGAGTAGAGGTGCAGAGCGTACGAGACTGCCTGAAAAAAAAATGGGCGCATTTTTGCACATAGCCCTGCCTCGCCTGACCGCGACTGAGGCGTTGGCCCGGCCGCTGATGCTAGATCGGACGGCGAAGATGCGGAGATAGCCGCAACACATGCTTGTGGATACGTGGAGTTAGTTTTTCAGACACTGTATAAAGATTGCACATACAGACATGTCAGTCAATGCAATGTAAATATTGCATCGTGAAATAAAATGTATTTTCCAGTAAATCAACAATGAATTGAAGGGAGTATAAATGGTATGGAGTACGTACAATCGGCTCATTTTTTTCTCAATGAAGAAGACGCTGGCATGAACAACTCCAAGGAATTAGAAACTCACATGATGGGTACTTATGTTCCAAAACCATTTTGCAAAAATGAACTAATCAAGTATAATAGATCTCATATATTTGTATTTTCATGCTCATATTGTTAATTAGAATATTCATGTTTCATATTAGCAAGTATCATCTAAAAACATTGTTAACAATTCTCGTAGCAACGCGCGGGGAATTTCTAGTTAAGAGAAAGATGAAATGATGGAGCCGCGGGGTCTAAGAGGTCTTCTGGGTGGACCGAAGGTGTCGTAGTCCTACGTGAATGTTGTCCGGACTCTCGCGAAGCCCACTTTGATTTAGTTCCTATTTACAGAAGAAAGATAAAAGCTATCCAAATTCATTaacgaatggaaacacaaatgtgTTGGATGACAACACATGTCCGGACACAGTCCACACGGTTACGGACGGTTCAGGGCTCACTTGTAGTCTTACATGGGTAAACTACTACTCCTACACAGGTACTCAAAAACAAACGGCGTGTCTGGCAGCCATTTCGGTGCAGGCTGGCTCACTAGAGGTTGGCTCAACGGAGGTTGGATGAGGAAATGCAGGCCAAAAATTAACATCTGCACATTATTTGGTTGCCGCCATCTAGTCCTCGTGCATTAGGGGATCAATTTTGACATAGTGTTTGGTTGCCTGCATTGACACGCCTCACGCAGCTACACGGTGTTTGGTTGCATACACGGGTTATGATTAAGCGCTAACACTTATACTTAACACACACAGTTACACTGTGCCTCACGACTGCGGTAGACGGTGATTGCGGTGCCGCAACCGACATGACGAGCACGGAATCTCGGGCGAGCATTCCATCCGACGCCATGACAAACTAGTTGCTAGCGTCGCGACCGCAAGAAAGCTCGTGCGGAGGAGCGTTGAGACACAGGACGAGGGAGGATAAATGCAGTGCGTGCCAGACCATGGCGACTGCGGTTGAGAGGTGGTCTTGGCGCCGCGTCCGACACGATGTGCATGGAGTCATGCGCGAGCGACCCTCGAACTAGTTCTAGCCTTGTCGTCGCACAGACAGTCCACACAAAGACATTGGACAGAAGCGGAGAAATGCAGTGCTCGTGCCATGGCATCATCAATGCAGTAGGACGAGAGAGAGCCCGCCAAGATGACCGACGCTGGAGATGACTTCAATATAGTAGGATGCGGGTAAGGAGGTCAAGAGGAAGGGCTTTGACATTGAAAGGGGCCAATAGAAGGGATGTGAGACATACGATagaggagaaaaaaaataaaactatGCGCGTAATTACGACGTCAGTGCAGTAGGTTCGTCGAAACAGAAAACTTGCAACCCGAATATTGTTTGAAACTGTGTGATGAAGCTCCGGGTCAAAAGAAATTTCAAACGGTTGACCGTACACGATGAATTTGACGAAATTCATCAAAAATAGCTCCGAACATGAACATAAAATTAAGCATTTACTGTCGATGAAACTATGAATCGATCAATGTGTATCTTTTTTATGTAGAGTTTATCTTGAATCGAAGCATGTTGTGTAGATAAGAAGAGTGAAGAAAGAAAGCTGATTAGAGAGTAGCTTACTTACATAGAAGAATATAACACATACTCCTacataagagcaactccaactggGCTATCCAAACGGGCACGTGATTTGTTCGCTTTTTAACCGTTTGGATCGTCCGTCCGCGTGTACGTGTCCGCTTTTTTAAATGGATCAACCGGTGCATTAAATGGAAGTAAGTGGACGAAAGCAGTGTGACATTAAAATAATAGGAGAGCTGGATGGGCGTGGGCTGACGAATTAAATAAGTGACGAGGTGGGTGGATAGTTGGGTGACAAGTGGATCACATCAGACACACACGGATGACGTAGACTCAGAGAACTTTCGCATGCGGGCCAAATATGATCTGAATTTAGAACATACGCTAAATGAAAATGGATCTTTGTGTTAGTCCATCATTTTTATCTGTACAGATCCAAATAGATATGAACGGATGAAATGAGAAGATGAGAATACAAATAAACACATCCTTGAACGCATGACCCGGATCACCCAGGCTAGTACGACAGAGAGAAATAAGCACGTGGTTTTTCTACTCCTGTGGAAAAGGCCAGATCGATCGCGATCCATCCTGTCCCGTCCCGCCCCCCTTTCGCACGGTAGCCACCCCATTTGCTGGCCGGCTTTCCAGTCTGGGTGTAGTGCTTGCATCACAGATCGGTTGCAACCACAGCAAGGAGAATTGGATACATGATCTTGGTTTCATGCACACATAATTTTTTTGCTGGTTTCGTGCACTTGCACTGTACTTTTAAATTCTGCTGCACCTTCGGCATGCACTTTTTTTTGCCTTGCTAGTCTACTGGTGCTCTCCATGGGCATGCACCTTCA
This region includes:
- the LOC123398484 gene encoding uncharacterized protein LOC123398484, with the translated sequence MGLCVSYDAAADGPATAGVVLPSGELREYSMPATVALALEEVGEKGWFLCDADRMEFDGSVTAVPAGEELRPGHIYFVLPAKTLGRCLTPDEVASLAVKASAALVKAATASSASGRRRRRGSVAPLVFVPSEDDYSAEDTFTMATFAVKPTVTQKRRVAYRGGRSPPRFSPDLTAILESE